In the Ursus arctos isolate Adak ecotype North America unplaced genomic scaffold, UrsArc2.0 scaffold_19, whole genome shotgun sequence genome, one interval contains:
- the CUNH16orf78 gene encoding uncharacterized protein C16orf78 homolog: protein MTENSEHLKDAMPIERKSTWRTAEERRMSDLTRVLEWLERRQGKKKQAPEEVPRCQEEHPRNGKGRMNCDDRQDGEGLGEEGALGTEGLSWLDSETRQPQGNPLCLFKQKPKGIMTPETNGKEGKRTQSTLKQRKGNRQVAFTNQECRLRDEDTRASLPPEGCGFRGPLWPPSEMGGPKASGQSAKKDRDPAVHGKLNRGDPKGRRLSMVPGSYTRDGPRKSELDIKDAIALESAQRPLTYRRQSALDPMLQEPPAFGGRKSTLLRDWVTSRTPEVSYERKLKSLMEKGAEPKMELVRMLKPEEVLSCRYLRLSKNNIRTLLKLCRDAGLNVDIHPHMVEGEIDAKKVFASNPSVAL from the exons ATGACAGAGAACTCAGAGCACCTAAAGGACGCAATGCCCATAGAGAGGAAGTCCACGTGGAGGACGGCCGAGGAGAGGCGGATGTCCGACCTCACTCGGGTGCTGGAGTGGCTGGAGCggaggcaggggaagaaaaa GCAAGCACCCGAGGAAGTCCCCCGATGCCAGGAGGAGCACCCAAGGAACGGGAAAGGCAGGATGAATTGTGATGACAGACAGGATGGGGAGGGcttgggagaggagggagctctGGGGACGGAGGGACTGTCCTGGCTGGACTCTGAGACAAG GCAGCCACAGGGCAATCCTCTCTGTCTTTTCAAGCAGAAACCCAAGGGGATAATGACCCCTGAAAcaaatgggaaggaaggaaagagaacccAAAGCACCCTgaaacagaggaaaggaaacCGCCAGGTGGCATTTACCAACCAG GAATGCCGGCTGAGAGATGAGGACACCcgggcctccctgccccctgaggGCTGTGGCTTCCGTGGCCCCTTGTGGCCTCCCTCTGAGATGGGGGGACCGAAA GCCTCGGGGCAAAGCGCCAAGAAGGACAGGGACCCTGCCGTGCACGGAAAGCTCAACCGCGGGGACCCAAAGGGAAGACGCCTCAGCATGGTTCCCGGTAGCTACACCAGGGATGGCCCCAGGAAATCCG AGCTCGACATCAAAGATGCCATCGCCCTGGAGTCCGCCCAGCGGCCCCTGACCTACCGCCGCCAAAGCGCCCTGGACCCCATGTTGCAGGAGCCGCCCGCCTTCGGCGGTCGGAAGTCGACCCTCCTGAGAGACTGGGTGACCAGCAGGACGCCCGAGGTCTCCTACGAGCGCAAGCTGAAGAGCCTCATGGAGAAGGGTGCCGAGCCCAAGATGGAGCTGGTGAGGATGCTGAAGCCCGAGGAGGTGCTGAGCTGCCG ATACCTAAGGCTATCCAAGAACAACATTCGCACTTTGCTCAAGCTGTGCAGAGACGCAGGCCTGAACGTGGACATCCACCCCCACATGGTCGAAGGAGAGATAGATGCTAAAAAGGTGTTCGCCTCAAACCCCAGCGTGGCCCTCTAG